A window from Drosophila yakuba strain Tai18E2 chromosome 3L, Prin_Dyak_Tai18E2_2.1, whole genome shotgun sequence encodes these proteins:
- the LOC6532969 gene encoding extensin: MRCFLPLVALLLAAGVHADVSHLDTDLQEDGYHYKQPSVPFPPPGSGNGIEDSGIGPGPAPSVPAPSYGPPQTRPPPPPPPPQPTPPAPRPSYGPPQTQPPRPPPQPTPSAPAPSPSYGPPQTTPPRPPPQPTPSAPAPPPSYGPPQTPPPRPPPQPTPSAPAPSYGPPQPQPTQPAPQPPSPQPGPEYLPPDQPKPRPTPSRPQPPPPPPPPRPQPTPGYGPPPPPPPPKPQPTPGYGPPPPPPPPRPQPTPGYGPPPGPGPAPPAPQPPRPQPPRPQPGAEYLPPPGENEVTPPQPQPTAPVPAPPAGPTYQPRPPAPPAPAPGPTYQPRPSSPPAPPAPTYQPRPPAPPTPAPGPTYQPRPPSPPAPPAPTYQPQPPAPPAPAPGPTYQPRPPAPPAPPAPTPEYGPPPPSGGDEAGSLGPDGYNYNKPAKPFTF, from the exons ATG CGCTGTTTTCTGCCTCTGGTGGCCCTGCTCTTGGCAGCGGGTGTCCACGCGGATGTCTCCCACCTGGACACAGATCTCCAGGAGGATGGCTACCATTACAAGCAGCCGTCGGTGCCTTTCCCGCCTCCGGGATCGGGAAACGGCATTGAGGACTCGGGCATAGGACCAGGACCAGCTCCCTCGGTTCCGGCTCCATCGTATGGACCCCCGCAGAcgcgtcctcctcctccacctcctccaccacaGCCGACTCCGCCAGCTCCTCGTCCTTCCTATGGACCTCCTCAGACTCAGCCACCACGCCCTCCACCACAGCCAACTCCCTCGGCTCCTGCTCCATCACCATCTTATGGACCACCACAGACTACACCACCTCGTCCTCCACCGCAGCCAACTCCCTCGGCTcccgctccaccaccatctTATGGACCACCGCAAACGCCACCACCTCGTCCTCCACCACAGCCAACACCCTCGGCTCCAGCTCCATCCTATGGACCTCCGCAGCCTCAGCCAACTCAGCCGGCACCACAGCCACCTTCGCCGCAGCCTGGCCCGGAGTACCTGCCTCCAGATCAGCCGAAGCCACGCCCAACGCCCTCGCGTCCGCAGccgcctccaccaccaccaccacctaGGCCACAGCCCACTCCAGGCTACggaccaccaccgccaccacctccacccaAGCCACAGCCCACTCCAGGATACGGccctcctccaccaccaccaccaccaaggCCACAGCCCACACCAGGATATGGACCGCCCCCAGGACCGGGTCCCGCCCCTCCGGCACCACAACCGCCACGCCCGCAGCCGCCACGTCCACAGCCAGGAGCTGAGTATTTGCCACCACCTGGAGAGAATGAGGTCACCCCGCCTCAACCGCAGCCAACTGCGCCAGTGCCGGCACCACCAGCTGGACCCACATACCAGCCACGtccgccagcaccaccagctccTGCACCAGGACCCACCTATCAGCCACGCCCATCAAGTCCTCCCGCACCACCTGCACCCACTTatcagccacgcccaccagcaccaccgacgCCTGCACCAGGCCCCACTtaccagccacgcccaccgagTCCTCCTGCACCACCTGCACCCACTTATCAGCCACAACCACCTGCACCGCCTGCACCTGCTCCAGGACCCACCTACCAGCCACGtccgccagcaccaccagcaccacctgCACCCACTCCGGAGTAcggaccaccaccacccagtGGTGGCGATGAGGCGGGCTCCCTGGGACCCGATggctacaactacaacaagcCTGCCAAGCCCTTTACCTTCTAG
- the LOC6532970 gene encoding cell division protein ZipA, with the protein MKFFLLLALALVGIAAGAQLPDSATQGPNPQDIATPEPEYIDIDEPAPVAAAPAPRPVAAAPRPVFAAPAPLARPVARPVAVAQSFVQQPVQQQIVQRAQYVAPVAQQVVLPQQQQQLVGHTYSNRAGYQYRRPVYNETIKETTNKNKSRSKA; encoded by the exons atg AAATTCTTTTTGCTGTTGGCTTTGGCCCTTGTAGGCATTGCTGCTGGAGCTCAGCTGCCTGACTCCGCCACCCAGGGACCCAATCCCCAGGATATTGCCACTCCCGAGCCGGAGTACATCGATATCGACGAACCAGCACCGGTGgctgctgcacctgctcctCGTCCTGTGGCCGCTGCTCCCCGTCCCGTCTTCGCCGCCCCCGCTCCCCTCGCACGACCAGTGGCTCGTCCTGTGGCCGTGGCCCAATCCTTCGTCCAGCAGCCCGTCCAGCAGCAGATCGTCCAGAGGGCTCAGTACGTGGCGCCGGTGGCTCAACAGGTGGTgttgccgcagcagcagcagcagttggtTGGTCACACCTACAGCAACAGGGCTGGATACCAGTACCGCCGTCCAGTCTAT AACGAAACCATCAAAGAAACGACCAACAAGAACAAGTCAAGATCAAAAGCATAA